In Helicobacter sp. 'house sparrow 1', one DNA window encodes the following:
- a CDS encoding alpha-2,3-sialyltransferase: MQQSIIVAGNGPSLAKIDYARLPRGFDVFRCNQFYFEDKYFLGKKIKGAFFNPQVLKEQYFTLKCLRDRKEYEVEDVYCNIFSSHLERDLLKIFL; encoded by the coding sequence GTGCAACAATCCATTATTGTTGCAGGGAATGGTCCGTCTTTAGCAAAGATAGATTATGCAAGGTTACCTAGAGGCTTTGATGTCTTTAGGTGTAATCAATTTTATTTTGAGGACAAGTATTTTTTAGGTAAAAAGATTAAGGGTGCATTTTTTAATCCTCAAGTTCTTAAGGAACAATATTTCACTCTAAAGTGCCTAAGAGATAGAAAAGAATATGAAGTAGAGGATGTTTATTGTAATATTTTTTCTTCTCATTTAGAGAGGGATTTACTCAAAATCTTTCTTTAG
- the neuC gene encoding UDP-N-acetylglucosamine 2-epimerase: MKKIVFLSGTRADWGKIKALVKEIDKSKKFKYKIFVCGMHLLDLYGKTFIEIYKDGFNEVFLAKTHQHQEKMDLALSDTIKQFSSFVKDFKPDLIVVHGDRLEALAGAIVGAFNNILVAHIEGGEISGTIDESIRHSISKLSHIHFVANSQAKTRLIQLGEKENGIFIIGSPDIDLMLSSKLPSFKKVQNYYYQIKPFGKDYAILIYHPVTTEIKQLKSNIKQVIKAILASKLNFIVIYPNNDLGSQIIIKSFEKLNHHSNFALFKSVKFEAFLTLLKNAKFIIGNSSSGIREAPIYGVPCINIGSRQDGRFKEQENIISVQENKKEILDAINKVLKLENSKQSFNFGKGDSANKFIKILRDKDFWKIKLQKKFIDIL, encoded by the coding sequence ATGAAAAAAATTGTTTTTCTAAGTGGAACTAGAGCAGATTGGGGAAAAATAAAAGCACTAGTGAAAGAAATAGATAAAAGCAAAAAATTTAAGTATAAAATTTTTGTCTGCGGAATGCATCTTTTGGATCTTTATGGAAAAACTTTTATTGAGATTTACAAAGATGGTTTTAATGAAGTATTTCTAGCAAAAACACATCAACATCAAGAAAAAATGGATCTGGCTCTATCTGATACTATCAAGCAATTTTCTTCTTTTGTCAAAGATTTTAAACCCGATTTAATCGTTGTGCATGGAGATAGATTGGAAGCACTTGCTGGTGCTATTGTGGGAGCTTTTAATAATATTTTGGTAGCTCATATAGAAGGAGGAGAGATTAGTGGCACTATAGATGAATCAATTCGTCATAGCATCTCTAAGCTTTCTCATATTCATTTTGTTGCAAATTCACAAGCAAAAACACGCCTAATTCAACTTGGAGAAAAAGAAAATGGAATCTTCATCATCGGCTCTCCAGATATTGACCTGATGTTAAGTTCAAAATTACCCAGTTTCAAAAAAGTCCAAAACTATTATTATCAAATTAAACCCTTTGGCAAAGACTATGCAATCTTAATTTATCATCCTGTTACCACAGAAATCAAACAATTAAAAAGCAATATTAAACAAGTAATAAAAGCTATCTTGGCTTCAAAGTTAAATTTTATTGTTATTTACCCAAATAATGACCTTGGCTCACAAATTATCATCAAATCTTTTGAAAAACTCAATCATCATTCTAATTTTGCACTCTTTAAATCTGTGAAATTTGAAGCTTTTTTAACTTTACTTAAAAATGCAAAATTTATTATTGGAAATAGTTCATCAGGAATCAGAGAGGCTCCTATATATGGAGTCCCTTGTATTAATATTGGCTCAAGACAAGATGGAAGATTTAAAGAACAAGAAAATATTATCAGTGTCCAAGAAAACAAAAAAGAAATCCTTGATGCTATTAATAAGGTTTTAAAATTAGAAAATAGTAAACAAAGTTTTAATTTTGGAAAAGGAGATAGTGCAAATAAGTTTATTAAAATTTTAAGAGATAAAGATTTTTGGAAAATAAAACTCCAAAAAAAGTTTATTGATATCTTATGA
- a CDS encoding hydrogenase small subunit, which produces MEELQAIVENQILEIKSRGEVFHREIDRGFVDLFLKNLKLPSTMAESIINLLSIKKRTSIIWLSLSECTGCTESFLRNEIPGFDSLIFEVISLDYHEVLNASAGFNARQGIQDALKGEYILIVEGSVCVQEDYFATFGAEGMSGRAELKHLADHALMVFAVGTCSSFGGVQAAAPNPTKTEGIRDFIGRELVNIPGCPPSDINIVLNLLYAIIFRKAPQLDELMRPVWAYGKTVHDSCERKAKFESGDFVQSFDDEKMQEGYCLYKVGCKGPYAYNNCPKVKFNSKTSWPIQAGHGCIACSEPNFWDDFGVYEEPMKKQYTYFARQKTLREPIETTQNIQDLYAFDKDNVVGVFLDTQKSEIIYQGKNILQTSIDTNPKNLLQNLAKKSKLTGRLVENYQNYFKSIYDRNMQFSDEITLSDNLVDVLGLTHFLVSADDEKEPAMRLVKEALSFTFPQISDMDFSVKIQDEKIVIDASKGMRLPLCYILGGLDYDGIAYGMLATLCKSIREGIGKFFVDTKIEQVVLGGNLTQNALVQEWLIKS; this is translated from the coding sequence GTGGAAGAGTTACAGGCTATTGTTGAGAATCAAATTTTAGAGATTAAAAGTAGGGGAGAGGTTTTTCATCGAGAGATTGATAGGGGGTTTGTTGATCTTTTTTTGAAAAATTTAAAGTTGCCAAGTACAATGGCAGAAAGTATTATCAATCTTTTGTCAATTAAGAAGCGCACAAGTATTATTTGGTTGAGCTTATCTGAATGTACAGGGTGTACAGAGAGTTTTTTAAGAAACGAAATTCCAGGTTTTGATTCTTTGATTTTTGAGGTTATAAGTTTAGATTATCATGAAGTTTTGAATGCAAGCGCTGGTTTTAATGCAAGACAGGGCATACAAGATGCTCTAAAGGGCGAGTATATTTTGATTGTTGAGGGAAGTGTGTGTGTCCAAGAGGATTATTTTGCTACTTTTGGAGCAGAAGGGATGAGTGGAAGAGCAGAGCTAAAGCACTTAGCAGATCACGCACTTATGGTATTTGCAGTTGGTACATGTTCAAGTTTTGGAGGGGTTCAAGCTGCAGCTCCAAATCCTACAAAAACCGAAGGGATAAGGGATTTTATCGGCCGTGAACTAGTTAATATACCAGGATGCCCTCCAAGTGATATCAATATCGTTTTAAATTTACTGTATGCGATTATCTTTAGAAAAGCCCCTCAATTAGATGAACTTATGAGACCAGTATGGGCGTATGGAAAGACAGTTCATGATAGCTGTGAGCGTAAAGCAAAGTTTGAATCTGGGGATTTCGTGCAGAGTTTTGATGATGAGAAAATGCAAGAAGGGTATTGTCTTTATAAAGTTGGTTGCAAGGGACCTTATGCATACAATAACTGCCCCAAAGTAAAATTTAACTCAAAGACAAGTTGGCCAATTCAGGCAGGACATGGTTGTATTGCTTGTAGTGAGCCTAATTTTTGGGATGATTTTGGTGTTTATGAAGAGCCTATGAAAAAACAATATACTTATTTTGCTCGACAAAAAACTTTAAGAGAACCGATTGAAACTACCCAAAATATCCAAGATTTGTATGCATTTGATAAAGATAATGTTGTAGGAGTTTTTCTTGATACACAAAAAAGTGAGATTATTTATCAAGGTAAAAATATTTTACAAACAAGTATTGATACAAATCCAAAAAATCTTTTACAGAACTTGGCTAAGAAAAGTAAGCTTACAGGTAGATTAGTAGAGAATTATCAAAATTATTTCAAGTCAATTTATGATAGAAATATGCAATTTAGTGATGAGATTACCCTCTCTGATAATCTTGTAGATGTGCTTGGACTTACGCATTTTTTGGTGAGTGCAGATGATGAGAAAGAGCCAGCAATGCGACTTGTAAAAGAAGCTTTAAGTTTTACATTTCCTCAAATTAGCGATATGGATTTTTCTGTAAAAATTCAAGATGAAAAGATTGTGATTGATGCTTCCAAGGGTATGAGATTACCACTTTGTTACATTCTTGGTGGGCTTGATTATGATGGAATTGCTTATGGTATGTTGGCAACTCTTTGTAAAAGTATTCGTGAGGGGATTGGAAAATTTTTCGTTGATACCAAGATTGAACAAGTTGTATTGGGTGGAAATCTAACACAAAATGCCCTCGTGCAAGAATGGCTGATAAAATCTTAG
- a CDS encoding alpha-2,3-sialyltransferase, with protein sequence MKPIIVAGNGPSLAKIDYARLPRDFDVFRCNQFYFEDKYFLGKKIKGAFFNPGLFFEQYFTLKNLVLSGEYEIEKFYCSLMLWPTEGRILSDDFQFFYPDVTLVYKLFKEFQELHTFLKFNDLYYHKRITSGVLMVLVAAIIGYRDIFITGIDFYESQNYVFINNQPNICSLVPSFSSGDVKTQNHTKDIDLQTLDFARKYFNLKLYSISPESPLDHLLEKKYFNIEFELLEKEEGYTKDIMIPEKKKPVHIFANKVEALSYKLEKIDNRLANVEERIYINFYIILYRDFKNFLKLLLKKIKL encoded by the coding sequence ATGAAGCCCATTATTGTTGCAGGGAATGGTCCGTCTTTAGCAAAGATAGATTATGCAAGGTTACCTAGAGACTTTGATGTCTTTAGGTGTAATCAATTTTATTTTGAGGACAAGTATTTTTTAGGTAAAAAGATTAAGGGTGCATTTTTTAATCCTGGTTTGTTTTTTGAACAGTATTTCACCCTAAAAAACTTAGTGCTATCAGGGGAATATGAAATTGAGAAATTTTATTGTAGCTTGATGCTTTGGCCTACTGAGGGAAGAATACTTAGTGATGATTTTCAATTTTTTTACCCTGATGTGACATTAGTCTATAAATTATTCAAAGAATTTCAAGAACTTCATACTTTTTTAAAATTCAATGATTTGTATTATCACAAGCGCATTACTAGCGGGGTTTTAATGGTCTTGGTTGCTGCGATAATTGGTTATAGGGATATTTTTATCACTGGAATTGATTTTTATGAATCTCAAAACTATGTTTTTATTAATAATCAGCCCAATATCTGTAGCTTAGTTCCCTCGTTTTCTTCTGGGGATGTAAAAACACAAAACCATACAAAAGATATTGATTTGCAAACCTTGGATTTTGCAAGAAAGTATTTTAATTTAAAGCTTTATTCTATTTCTCCAGAAAGTCCTCTTGATCATTTGCTAGAAAAGAAATATTTCAATATAGAATTTGAATTGCTAGAAAAAGAGGAGGGATACACCAAGGATATAATGATTCCAGAGAAGAAAAAACCTGTGCATATTTTTGCAAATAAAGTAGAGGCATTAAGCTATAAATTAGAAAAAATAGATAATAGATTGGCAAATGTTGAGGAGAGAATTTATATTAATTTTTATATAATCTTATACAGAGACTTTAAAAACTTTCTTAAGCTGTTATTAAAAAAAATAAAACTTTAA
- a CDS encoding group III truncated hemoglobin has translation MELEKQITQENIARLMDIFYTKIRKNEHLADIFNSKIGYEDEQWEHHKEKIGRFWRQMLLGENVFEGQPLKKHLDLPPFPREFFGVWLELFEESLKMIYEEEVAQEFLIRAQMIAQRFQVAIYDMQIHS, from the coding sequence ATGGAACTAGAAAAACAAATCACACAAGAAAATATTGCTAGGTTAATGGATATATTTTATACAAAGATAAGAAAAAATGAACATCTTGCAGATATTTTTAACTCTAAGATAGGTTATGAAGATGAGCAATGGGAGCATCATAAAGAAAAAATTGGTAGATTTTGGAGACAGATGCTTTTGGGAGAAAATGTCTTTGAAGGACAACCACTAAAGAAGCATTTAGATCTGCCTCCTTTTCCTAGAGAATTTTTTGGAGTTTGGTTAGAATTGTTTGAGGAGTCCTTAAAAATGATATATGAAGAAGAGGTTGCACAAGAATTCCTTATAAGAGCACAGATGATTGCACAAAGATTCCAAGTTGCGATTTATGATATGCAAATCCACTCATAA
- a CDS encoding acylneuraminate cytidylyltransferase family protein has product MKVLALIPARSGSKGVKDKNIKPFKGKPLMAHTIESALQSGVCDEVFVCTDSQEYADIAKSYGASVPFLRSKESAQDKSKSIDCVLESLSKFSSIGKNFDVLILLQPTSPLRNAMHIKMAYDKFIKFNCKGLVSVYKNKINPIFIRTIKKNQLCNIIQGQSTIRRQDLDQTYCINGAIYINLTCSLNPSTSFNDNPIPYIMPEKYSLDIDEEEDFLI; this is encoded by the coding sequence ATGAAAGTTTTGGCATTAATTCCTGCTCGCAGTGGTAGCAAGGGCGTAAAAGACAAAAATATAAAACCCTTCAAAGGCAAACCCTTGATGGCACATACCATAGAAAGTGCCCTACAAAGTGGTGTTTGTGATGAAGTTTTTGTATGTACTGATAGCCAAGAGTATGCAGATATTGCTAAGAGTTATGGTGCAAGTGTCCCATTTTTAAGAAGCAAAGAAAGCGCTCAAGATAAAAGTAAAAGCATTGATTGTGTTTTAGAATCCTTAAGTAAGTTTTCTTCAATAGGAAAGAATTTTGATGTTTTGATCTTATTGCAACCAACCTCTCCTTTAAGAAATGCAATGCATATTAAAATGGCATATGATAAATTTATTAAATTTAATTGCAAGGGATTGGTAAGTGTCTATAAAAATAAGATTAATCCTATTTTTATACGCACTATCAAGAAAAATCAACTCTGTAATATAATCCAAGGACAAAGCACAATACGCCGCCAAGATCTTGATCAAACCTATTGCATCAATGGAGCAATTTATATCAATCTTACTTGTTCCCTTAACCCCTCCACAAGCTTTAATGACAATCCTATTCCTTACATAATGCCAGAAAAATATTCTTTAGATATTGATGAAGAGGAAGATTTTTTAATATAA
- a CDS encoding N-acetylneuraminate synthase family protein, with product MQIQDRKIGSNYKPLVIAELGINHNGNLAVAKEMVDSAKRAGIEVIKHQTHIIDDEMSKEAKKVIPGNSNKSIYEIMEECALNEEEEMELKNYVEQQGMIFLSTPFSLAAAKRLERMGVSAYKIGSGEMNNYPLLKKIASFKKPIILSTGMNHLKAISKAVGILKDYKVPFALLHTTNLYPTPPHLVRLGAMQEMMREFPSIPIGLSDHTLNNNACKSAIALGASIVERHFVDHKNRIGPDVICSMDEEEAKDLLKSAEEIFVMRGGKKEALKEEQVTMDFAFATCVSITSIKKGEIFTRDNLWVKRPGIGKIKAEFYEEILGKKAKCDIKKDLHISWEMVE from the coding sequence ATTCAAATACAAGATCGCAAAATTGGATCTAATTATAAACCTCTTGTAATAGCAGAATTAGGCATCAACCACAATGGGAATCTAGCAGTTGCAAAAGAAATGGTAGATAGTGCAAAACGCGCTGGAATAGAAGTCATAAAACATCAAACTCATATTATTGATGATGAAATGAGCAAAGAAGCCAAAAAGGTTATTCCAGGAAATAGCAACAAAAGCATCTATGAAATTATGGAAGAATGTGCCTTAAATGAAGAGGAGGAAATGGAGCTAAAAAACTATGTAGAGCAACAAGGAATGATTTTTCTTTCCACTCCTTTTTCTCTAGCAGCTGCAAAACGACTAGAAAGAATGGGAGTGAGTGCATACAAAATTGGTTCTGGGGAAATGAATAATTATCCATTGCTTAAAAAAATTGCAAGTTTTAAAAAACCCATTATATTATCTACGGGGATGAATCATTTAAAAGCTATTTCCAAAGCTGTAGGTATTCTAAAAGATTATAAAGTGCCCTTTGCACTTTTACACACCACTAATCTCTACCCTACTCCTCCGCATCTAGTGAGACTAGGAGCAATGCAAGAAATGATGAGAGAATTCCCCTCAATCCCCATTGGATTAAGTGACCATACCCTTAATAATAATGCCTGCAAGAGCGCTATAGCCTTGGGAGCAAGTATTGTAGAAAGACATTTTGTAGATCATAAAAATAGGATAGGTCCTGATGTTATTTGCTCAATGGATGAAGAAGAAGCAAAAGATCTTTTAAAATCTGCTGAAGAAATTTTTGTAATGCGAGGTGGTAAAAAAGAAGCCCTAAAAGAGGAACAAGTAACTATGGATTTTGCATTTGCAACTTGTGTAAGCATCACTTCAATCAAAAAGGGAGAAATCTTTACAAGAGATAATTTATGGGTAAAAAGACCTGGTATTGGAAAGATTAAGGCAGAATTTTATGAAGAAATTCTTGGGAAGAAAGCAAAATGTGATATTAAAAAAGATCTACATATCTCTTGGGAAATGGTGGAATGA
- a CDS encoding autotransporter outer membrane beta-barrel domain-containing protein produces the protein MDVKNIHLEERVSTASNKTLKNSFFKPIVASSLALLLGSSLYASGSLDTNCGGDNTCAPIAGNITLEWGKVDNGSDFSVSGTENDKTITFNESSSKANTINFRDSAFTGGSIFTGEAEGGHLMTVIFNDRTNKIFNLEAQNDFKGNLKLIGGHNQSEFNGTFSKNFTGDIDIASYNGYTAAKTTLTFKGNSENVLTGNITVDSGVTTLNFENNGKIVGKLLAKTTKFNALAGGSINVNFKKNGVIDLANSSALTGESATNNYVIETEYHNNGGSNTITFSGENSINAINGGILARKSGHNTIIFSGKNSTNSITGEILASSYGRDIGHNTVNFLSTAKSNSISGTIKAAGGQNHITFGKTQDQVTVGGVAATNEVYNVIAERDAYFNSGKNFITFENNTTNTVTNTIKGTVTATYGFNTIIFRGIGKNSIEKDVIAQTSAYGGRGENNITFEGGIENVIKGKIRTDNGSNNIIFKNSASNSIGVVSAGVGTNSIIFNDAGTNSVGLIEVGGDSTAENQITFNGGTNTINGNIQATGGYKSDSGPKSKNVNTITFNGGTNIINGQVLAVRYLGKYGNTLNIQNASLTINSKSEGTTIGNNDDKVTLTGSIVANAKGFSVINFEGERSSLNLQQQSQSGAGAQARTQTVGEIINNSDESTTTLNFNAKQADVYGNIINKKGATYLNFNASNATLDGEVQAQAGTLNLSFSNDASFKATKITTESGVTTNLDIYNNQATLSGDLDFKGTLKLSFFDNSALNLTGGTATKTISNLTTVGDGVINLSGQTRWQEDLVSKDSFQTLEISSLSANRPLSFIVHVNPNATGDQTTKSDRIIIEGNSANSSKTHYLGVMGNPDELIGKDLYTQGGDNNIALATVSNSSGITLEATDSINGFSLVTYDFTKETTNKDTQSGSGYTTYFLGSAKSNGASLANQLASASALSANYDLYLANLNSLNKRMGELRNNANSQGVWIRVFNGMQTSKFALETKSIYTTIQAGYDYAFGFNGANNYVGFALSYANSMSDTKSIDDRANNGLSMTRGIKRINSNAMEFAIYNAYVQDGASKESGWKNGLYSDSILKFSYITSKLDLLGQIDTYSTNNFAVTFSQELGYRFLFGSSKEIFIDPQVEVALGYLNQSDLKQKLGQATLEGIQDSIFTLRTRVGSSFGYDFKNFTQDKGFNSKIYLGTYFVNDYISGGDVSLTDKYNAKVSLSPLSTTSRFVLNVGTNFSIKDNHRIYFDFERSFGGKIITDYQVNLGYRYSFGASKYTPYNGVSTTEIKQVESIKEMAPTKGFYLQVFEKDKLSKKEENTLKKIKDLRVQNKGNSKVYLVGPFNSEQDASKQKDQMQGILKELNSNANVIVVE, from the coding sequence ATGGATGTAAAAAACATTCACCTAGAAGAGAGGGTTTCAACTGCTTCTAATAAAACTTTAAAAAATTCTTTTTTTAAACCTATTGTTGCTAGTTCTCTAGCTTTATTGCTTGGAAGTTCTTTGTATGCAAGTGGTAGTCTTGACACAAATTGTGGGGGAGATAACACTTGTGCTCCTATTGCAGGTAATATTACTTTGGAGTGGGGAAAAGTTGATAATGGCAGTGATTTTTCTGTTAGTGGTACAGAAAATGATAAAACTATTACTTTTAATGAGTCTAGTAGCAAAGCAAACACTATAAATTTTAGAGATTCTGCCTTTACTGGTGGTAGTATCTTTACTGGAGAAGCAGAAGGTGGTCATTTAATGACTGTTATTTTCAATGATAGAACCAATAAGATTTTTAATCTTGAAGCTCAAAATGATTTTAAGGGAAATTTAAAGTTAATTGGGGGACACAATCAAAGTGAGTTTAATGGAACATTTTCCAAAAACTTTACTGGAGATATTGATATAGCTAGCTACAATGGTTATACTGCTGCCAAAACAACACTTACTTTTAAGGGCAATTCTGAAAATGTATTGACAGGAAATATAACTGTTGATTCTGGAGTTACTACACTTAATTTTGAAAATAATGGAAAGATAGTAGGAAAGCTTCTAGCTAAGACAACTAAATTTAATGCATTAGCTGGGGGTTCTATTAATGTCAATTTTAAAAAGAATGGGGTTATTGATCTTGCAAATAGCAGTGCTCTTACAGGCGAGAGTGCAACCAATAATTATGTAATTGAGACAGAATATCATAATAATGGAGGAAGTAATACTATTACATTCTCTGGAGAAAACTCTATTAATGCAATTAATGGTGGTATCCTAGCAAGAAAAAGTGGACATAATACTATTATTTTTTCTGGAAAAAATTCTACCAACAGTATTACAGGAGAGATTCTTGCTAGTTCTTATGGGCGTGATATAGGACATAACACCGTTAATTTTTTAAGTACTGCAAAAAGCAATAGTATCTCTGGAACAATCAAAGCAGCTGGAGGGCAGAATCATATCACCTTTGGAAAGACACAGGATCAAGTTACAGTTGGAGGAGTTGCTGCCACCAATGAAGTTTATAATGTAATTGCAGAGCGAGATGCTTACTTTAATAGTGGAAAAAATTTTATAACCTTTGAAAACAATACAACTAATACTGTTACCAATACTATTAAAGGCACGGTTACCGCAACATATGGATTTAATACTATTATCTTTAGAGGAATTGGAAAAAATAGTATTGAAAAGGATGTTATTGCACAAACATCCGCTTATGGTGGAAGAGGGGAGAATAATATAACCTTTGAAGGTGGAATAGAGAATGTTATTAAGGGAAAAATTAGGACAGATAATGGATCTAACAATATAATATTTAAAAATAGTGCAAGTAATAGTATAGGAGTAGTTTCAGCAGGAGTTGGAACAAATAGTATTATTTTTAATGATGCTGGGACAAATAGTGTAGGTTTGATTGAAGTAGGAGGTGATTCTACTGCAGAAAACCAAATTACTTTTAATGGCGGAACAAATACTATCAATGGAAACATCCAAGCAACTGGAGGATATAAATCAGATAGTGGCCCAAAATCAAAGAATGTGAATACTATTACTTTTAATGGTGGGACAAATATAATCAATGGACAAGTTCTTGCAGTGCGATATCTAGGCAAATATGGTAATACTTTGAATATACAAAATGCCAGTTTAACTATAAATAGTAAGTCAGAAGGAACAACAATTGGTAATAATGATGATAAAGTAACTCTCACAGGTTCAATTGTTGCAAATGCAAAAGGCTTTAGTGTGATTAATTTTGAAGGAGAGAGATCTTCTTTAAATCTACAACAACAAAGTCAAAGTGGAGCTGGAGCACAGGCTAGAACACAGACAGTTGGAGAAATTATTAATAATAGTGATGAGAGCACCACGACATTGAATTTCAATGCTAAACAAGCGGATGTCTATGGAAATATTATTAATAAAAAAGGAGCTACTTATCTCAATTTCAATGCTTCTAACGCTACTTTAGATGGAGAAGTTCAGGCACAGGCTGGAACACTTAATCTTTCTTTTAGTAACGATGCTTCTTTTAAAGCAACAAAAATTACAACAGAAAGTGGCGTAACTACAAATCTTGATATCTATAATAACCAAGCTACATTAAGTGGAGATTTAGATTTCAAAGGAACACTTAAGCTTAGTTTCTTTGATAACTCTGCTTTAAACCTTACAGGAGGCACTGCTACTAAAACAATTAGTAATCTTACCACTGTTGGTGATGGAGTGATTAATCTATCAGGCCAAACAAGATGGCAAGAAGATTTAGTTTCAAAAGATAGTTTCCAAACTTTAGAAATTAGTAGTCTAAGTGCTAATAGACCTCTAAGTTTTATTGTTCATGTAAATCCAAATGCAACTGGAGATCAAACTACTAAATCAGATAGAATCATCATTGAAGGAAATAGCGCAAATAGTAGTAAAACTCATTACCTAGGAGTGATGGGAAATCCAGATGAGTTGATTGGAAAAGATCTTTATACTCAAGGAGGTGATAATAACATAGCCCTAGCTACTGTTTCAAATTCCTCAGGAATTACTCTAGAAGCTACAGATTCTATTAATGGCTTTAGTTTAGTTACTTATGACTTTACAAAGGAAACTACTAATAAGGATACTCAAAGTGGATCAGGCTATACCACTTATTTCCTAGGATCTGCTAAATCTAATGGTGCATCTTTAGCAAATCAATTAGCTAGTGCTTCAGCATTGAGTGCAAATTATGATTTATATCTAGCAAATCTAAATTCTTTAAATAAAAGAATGGGAGAATTAAGAAATAATGCTAATTCTCAAGGTGTTTGGATAAGAGTATTTAATGGTATGCAAACTTCTAAATTTGCACTTGAAACAAAGAGTATTTATACTACAATCCAAGCTGGTTATGATTATGCATTTGGCTTTAATGGAGCTAATAATTATGTAGGTTTTGCATTAAGCTATGCAAACTCTATGTCTGATACTAAAAGCATTGATGATAGAGCAAATAATGGTTTAAGTATGACAAGAGGGATTAAAAGAATTAATTCTAATGCAATGGAATTTGCTATCTATAATGCCTATGTTCAAGATGGAGCTAGTAAAGAGAGTGGATGGAAGAATGGACTTTATAGCGATAGCATCTTAAAGTTTAGCTACATCACTTCTAAATTAGATCTTTTAGGACAAATAGATACCTATAGCACTAATAACTTTGCAGTTACTTTCTCTCAAGAATTAGGTTATAGATTCTTATTTGGAAGTTCTAAAGAAATCTTTATTGATCCTCAAGTAGAAGTGGCATTAGGTTATTTAAATCAATCTGATTTAAAACAAAAACTAGGTCAAGCAACTTTAGAGGGTATTCAAGATTCTATCTTTACTCTAAGAACTAGAGTAGGATCTAGCTTTGGATATGACTTTAAAAACTTTACTCAAGATAAGGGCTTTAATTCTAAGATTTATCTAGGAACTTATTTTGTCAATGATTATATTTCTGGTGGAGATGTATCTTTAACAGATAAATATAATGCAAAAGTATCACTTTCTCCATTATCAACTACTTCTAGATTTGTTTTAAATGTAGGAACTAATTTCTCCATTAAAGACAATCATCGAATCTATTTTGATTTTGAAAGAAGTTTTGGAGGAAAGATTATTACAGATTATCAAGTAAATCTTGGATATAGATATAGCTTTGGTGCTTCAAAATATACTCCATATAATGGGGTTTCTACAACAGAAATTAAGCAAGTAGAATCTATTAAAGAAATGGCACCAACCAAAGGATTTTATCTACAAGTATTTGAAAAAGATAAGCTCTCTAAAAAAGAAGAAAATACTCTAAAGAAAATAAAAGATCTTAGAGTTCAAAATAAAGGAAATTCTAAAGTTTATCTAGTAGGTCCATTTAACAGTGAGCAGGATGCATCAAAACAAAAAGATCAAATGCAAGGCATATTAAAAGAATTAAATTCAAATGCTAATGTGATTGTAGTGGAATAA